The Paenibacillus sp. G2S3 region GAGTCAATCCCGATATTTCAGAGGGGCCGAGCTTCAATAACCTCCCGATAATATTTGCAATCGCCCATAAAAAGCACAGATTTAGCAGCGAAAAGGCGAGTGTCTTATAAATATCATCCATAGAAATCTCGGCCGTAGCCAGTGTATTAAGAATAATAGCCGGCGTTAAAAAGTATAAATAGAGCGTCAATAACGGCTTGGTATCCAGATTTTTAAACCTTCCAAGCAGTGCACCGACGATCACAGGAATGGATAATGGCACGATGACTTGATACAACGTTGATAACACACTCTGGATCATGAACAGTACTCCTCTGCTCTAAGTTACTCTAAACTATAAGCGCAACAGAGCAAGACTTCTAAGATATGAAATCAATATACACAATAGCTATTACCTATAATTTAAAAAAGATCCCATCCCCTTATTAATCACAGGGCTGGAATCTTTTTTTATAATACTCAATTACATCATTTTGATTTCAAGCAATTCATATTTGATGATACCCATTGGTGCATTTACACTAACGATATCCCCGACTTTTTTACCCAGCAATTCCTTGCCCAGCGGACTTTCATAGGAAATCTTGTTGTTTAGGACATCTGCTTCAGCAGCCCCTACAATTCTATATTCAATCTTTTCTGAGTATTCGATATCGTTCAGGGTAACGATACAACCCATACTAACCTTTGACAGATCCATCTGACTCTCATCTACGATCTTGGCTTTGGTCAGCATTTTCTCCAAAATCATAATACGAGTCTCCATGAACGATTGATCGTCCTTGGCCGAATGGTACTCGCTATTTTCCTTCAAGTCTCCATAGCTGATCGCCAATTTGAGCCGTGCAGCCAATTCCTTGCGCCCAGGGCCCTTTAATTCCTTCAGTTCTTCCTCTAATTGAGCCAATCCTTCTTTGGTCAAGAACACTTCTTCATTAGACATGTATACAACTCCTATTTTGGATGCTTTATAATATTTTAACCTATATTTCACATTCATGCGACAAGCATAAACGCCTTCGGCGTCCTTGTAAGGACGGTAAGCGTTTAAGCGAGAAATATAAAAATTAAAGTATAGGTGCAAAACCTATACTTTCTTATATTTAAATAAAAATCCCTGCCACAATTGAACATTGGGCAAGGATGTCAATGCTGCATCATTATTCTGGCAAATGCTCTTTACAGAAAAGGAGTAACGCTGCTTCCTCGTCCTCTTCCATATCAAAATCAAGCAACTGGCCTGTTGTTGTCTCCTGTAGATCATAACTCACGATGCTAACTTGATCTTCATCCACTTTAATAATCGCTCTAGCGGAAACTCCATTCTCTACATAGAGCTCATCATCTTCTGGAACATCCAGTTGAACCACGAATTCATACCGTTTACCGGTTAGTATACCAAAAGGATCTTTAACATTCTCCACGTTGTAGCTTGTAAATGTCAACATTGCTCAATCAACCTCTTTTCCTAATACCTGCCACGTCATTGTATCACAAAAAGCTGCATGAAGGGGTCGACCCGTCCCTTAAGCCATAGCCTTCGACTTCTTGATCTGTTTGCTTCGCAATTGTCCGCAGGCAGCATCAATATCTACACCATGCTCCAGACGAGTGCTTACGCTGACGCCCTGTTTCTTCAAGGTATCAAAAAAGGCTCGTACGGTCTCCCGCTCGCTTCTTTGATATTGACTGTGCTCATCGACTGGATTATAAGGAATCAAGTTCACATTGACGAGCTGGCGCCGATCGCCGATTAGCTCAGTCAGCTCAAGCGCATGCTCCTTGCCGTCATTTACATCCTTCATCAGAATGTACTCTAACGTAATTCTGCGATTTGTTTTTTCCAAATAATAATCGATGGACTCCATCAGCTTCTCAATTGGAATGGCCTTGTTAATCTTCATAATCTTCGTCCGCAGCTCATTATTAGGCGCGTGAAGCGATACTGCCAGGTTCACCTGTGTATTCGCATCCGCAAATTCAACGATTTTATTAGCAAGCCCACTCGTCGATACAGTAATCCCTCTTCCTGCGATCGCAAGTCCCTTGTGGTCCTTAATAATCGATAAGAAATTGAGCAGGTTCTTGAAGTTGTCGAACGGTTCGCCAATTCCCATGACTACAACGTGACTAACCCTTTGCTCGAGGTTTGCTGCATCCAGATGCTGCTGAACCTTCATAATCTGCTCTACAATCTCACCGCTGGAAAGATCGCGACTCTTCGCTAACAGTCCACTAGCGCAAAAGCTACAGCCGATATTACATCCAACCTGAGTAGTGACACATACGGACAAACCGTATTTCTGTCTCATGAGCACCGTCTCGATCAGGTTGCCATCCTTTAAACGGAACAGGAACTTAATCGTCCCATCCGCAGACTCCTGCTTCACATGTTCTTCCAACGTATGGATCACATAGTGCTGCTCCAATAATTCTACACAATCTTTATTTACATCGAGCATTTCTGAGAATTCTGTAATCCGCTTCCGATAAAGCCAATCCCAGACCTGCGTAGCTCGAAATTTTTTATGTCCACGTTCTAACAGCCATGCCGCCAGTTGATCAAAAGTTAATCCATAAATGGATTCCATATTCATTCGTTATCCTCTTTTCAAAACATTAAAGTTCAGTCCATCACTACTCATTGTCTCAAATTTTTTTTATTTAAACAAGGGGAGTTGTAGCCAAGCGTCGAAGTTTACACCATTAGAAGTCCGTTCTATGAAATTACATCTGAGGAGAGATCGAATCAAATGAGCTCAACAGCAATAAAAATCATCGGCTTTGCCCTTCTAGCTGCCGTTCTAATCTTTGGCGGCTTTTTACTGTATATTACCATTACCGATTATAAGCCGAAGGAGACTACTCCGCTAATGGTAAACCATAATCAGGAACAAGTGATGAAGCAGGGAGAACCTTTTGCGATAACCACCTTTAATATTGGCTATGCTGGGCTGGATAAGGATCAGGACTTCTTTATGGATGGCGGGACCAAATCACGTTCAAGCAGCGAGGAACAAACGAAGACAAATCTTGAGGCAATAGCTTCTGTAATGACCACTTCAGGCTCGGATCTATTCATGTTGCAGGAGGTGGACGTCGATTCTTCCCGTAGCAACCATATAGATGAGGTCTCCTTGTTATCGAATACCTTCTCTGATTACAGCAACGTATTCGCGACGAACTATAAGGTACCTTGGGTTCCGATTCCGGTTCTTGATCCGATGGGCTCAGTGAATAGCGGTTTATTAACCTTATCTAAATTCGGCAGCACAAGTAACGTTAGATATGATCTTCCGGGAAAAGAAAGCTGGCCTCGTCAACTGTTTGAGCTTGACCGCGCCTTTATGGAGAGTAGATTTCCCGCTGATAACGGCAAAGAACTAATCTTGATCAATCTTCATTTATCGGCCTTTGACCAAGGTGGAACGATTCGTAAGCAGCAATTAGAATATCTCTCAACTTATATTCAGCAAGAGAATGATAAAGGCAATTACCTCATCTTAGGCGGAGACTGGAATCATTCTTTACCGGGCACAACCCCTGAAGCCTTTGAGACTACACAAGCTTGGCCGGAATGGCTACAGCAGTTCCCTGAAGATTTCAAACCGGAGGGCTTTCAATGGGCTGTCGATGCTAAAGTACCGTCCGTCCGGACACTTGATGTAGCTTATTCAGAAGGTGTGAACTTCCGTGCTGTAATTGATGGCTTCCTAGTTTCACCGAATATCACCATAAGTGGCGTTCAGGGCCATGACCTATCTTTTGAACACAGCGATCATAACCCTGTAACAGCTACTCTTATTCTAAAATAAGACCCAAGCATGGATCATTGATGTTATTTAAAAATGACGAATTTCATATTTTTCCCTTGTAGATACTGAATGATAGCAGGCAATGCCTCTACGGTAATCTTCTTTTCGTGAAAGAGATATACAGCACCAGACGGATCAGTATGATGAACAAATTGAATGACATCTTCTGGGGTCTTGCGTCTCCAATCCTCAGAATCACGATTCCATAACAATACCTTCATCTGCTGTTCTGTCACTTTGGCTGCTAACTTATCGTTAATCGCACCATATGGCGGCCGAAAAACAGTAATCGGCGATTGAGTGATTTGCTCTAATGCCTGGTTAGCCTTCGCCAAATTATTCTGATTCTCGTTAACCCCATTGTCGGTCATCTTGCTATGATCCCACGAATGACTTCCAATCGACATCTGATGTTCACTCGCATACTTCACCGCTTCCACATTACGGGCGACCTTATTCCCAACAAATAAAAAGGTGGCTGCCACCTCATGTTCTACTAGAATATCTACAATTTCTTTCGTATACTTCGACGGGCCATCATCAAATGACAAGGCCACGTAACCTTTAGGCAAGCTATATGTGTATTTATTCCCGGTTAATTTAATCTCCTCATACCGCTTTGTCTGTTCTTGAGGAGGCTCTGATGGTTCTGGTGTAGGTTTAGAAGCTTCTGGCGTAGGCACAGACTCATCTTGCTGGATAGGGGTCGGTTCTATCTTGCCAATAGGAGGAATGAACGGTAGAGAGACAATTTGCTCGATTTCCTCAGCGGCCCCAAGCAAGGGACCTTCCAATCCTTCTGCACGGTCCATATCTTGACTACCCATTCGAAGCGACAACAATACAACTACTAAACAAGCGAACATGATACTCTGCAGTCTAAGTCTTCCAACCCGTTTTTTGCTCTTCTTTCTTAGCCTACGTGCTGGAGGTATAGAGGGTGGCGTAGTTTCAACAGTCATCTCTTCCTGTACATGGGGATCGTCCACTTGCTTTAATTGAAGAAGCTGAGACACATAGAATTCAGAGCAGGCAAAATACATGGTTTCGCTGAAGGTTTGGTTCATGATAATCAGTGTGCTGTAATAACTATTGCGAAATGGATCCCACTTCGGATACAATGACAATCTCATTCTTTCCCCGAAATAGGGAGCCAGCGCGTTAAGTTGTTCATATGTAAATTCATCTATGGTTAGCATGCGTCTGGCATACCCGATATCACGGGTTAAACCTATCTCAATCTGATAACCGGCCTGTTCATGCTCAAGCGACAGCAACTCAATCATTAGAACAGTACTCGGTTCATTCATTGCCATGAATCTTATGTATCTCCGTTTTCGTCATTTCGTCCCGCCAGCGTGCTTCCATTCCCAAAAGGGACGGTCATACGATTGGTAAAATCGCTGATCATACCGGAGAGATATGCTTTTTCTTGGCGGATCGTATCGTATTTCTGTCTTAAATGCGCGTTCTCAGTTTCAATCCGTCCGAGCTTCTCTTCCAGATCATTCATCTTCTTGAGCTTCTCTGCATGAGCTTCGTTATGCTTTTGGATCAGATTTACATACTTTTGATGCTCCAGATCAATCGTACTTTTTAATTCTTCAATCTCTGCAGTGAGGGTAGTCTGAAGCTCGCGATAATCCTCCAGCACTTGATCGACTTTCAAATTCTTTTCAATCAATTTATGCTCGAGCTCTCGAACGTTCTTCTCTCTTTCCTCAATCACTTTATTGAGATTCTTCATATCCCGGTTCAAACGTTCAACATGGCTGCTGGAATGCGTCAACCGATCCTGAAGTTCATTAATATTCGTCTCGGCATGCTGTCTGGCCTGAATGATCTGCTCCACGGAGAAGATCAAATCGAGTGATTTTTTATCAAGCGGCGCTTTCCCCGTAGTAACCACTCCTGCTAAAGTCTCGCCAGCCACCTGGTCTTCTACTTCCTCGCCCTGCTCTTCTAATAATTGCACCTTTTGAACCATACCCGGTTTGGACTGCTTATCCACTGAATCTTTCTTTTTAAAAAAGGGAGAAATCATTGATCTTATCACCTCAATTATAAAAAAATGTCAAAAAATGTCGAGTGCCCACGAGTCTATTATAGTTTACTTATCTTGTCTGTAAGTGAGCCTTTATATCTAACTTTTTGAATTGGATCAAAAGACCTAAATTCTTGCCAATAACAAGAAAAAAGCACCCTTGCGGGTGCTCTGGCTTCAATTGAATTTATCAGGGAATTGTTTAACAATACCCTCGGTTAGTAGATCTCCAAACATAATTATATGCTCAAGCCCTTTATCGAAGGCGACGACTTCGGCATCCCAATCCTTCTTAGCTCTAGCTGTCACATCATCCGTAATTAGCTCCAAATGTTCATGCAGCATCTGTTTCAATTGTTCGTACGAATATTTGGAATTGTGTGCGCTAAGGAAGTTAGCAATGTCGTCAGCGTTGTTGTACCACTCATTATTGTATTTTTCCAAATCCGTCTGATTACCTGCTATTACAGCGGCAACGACTTTCCCGGCAATAAGGATATGCTCCCGTAATAATTGAGCTAGCTTATCCCCTACTGCCTCACCGTAATACGGCTTATAAATATTGCCTATCTCCTGCTGATTCTGTAGCAGTCTTGCCAGTACTTTCTCTTTGTCCTCGGAATTCGCAAAGGCGCTAACTATGTAGTTTTTCGTCCATATCACATGGTCGCTCCATCGCATCCTGAGATTATCTTTAAGCTCTATCACAGAGGGCGTAAAGCATTGCTTATGTGAGCTCTTTTTATCTCTAGCTGCAGCGTCGGCAGTTACGGGCATTACACTAACCCCTAGGAACATACACAACAAAATTAGCTTCGCAATCAAAAACTTAGACTTCAATATGACCTATCTCCCTTTTAAACATCTATTAGCTATCTTATATATTGTGTACCGATGC contains the following coding sequences:
- the greA gene encoding transcription elongation factor GreA, coding for MSNEEVFLTKEGLAQLEEELKELKGPGRKELAARLKLAISYGDLKENSEYHSAKDDQSFMETRIMILEKMLTKAKIVDESQMDLSKVSMGCIVTLNDIEYSEKIEYRIVGAAEADVLNNKISYESPLGKELLGKKVGDIVSVNAPMGIIKYELLEIKMM
- a CDS encoding endonuclease/exonuclease/phosphatase family protein, encoding MSSTAIKIIGFALLAAVLIFGGFLLYITITDYKPKETTPLMVNHNQEQVMKQGEPFAITTFNIGYAGLDKDQDFFMDGGTKSRSSSEEQTKTNLEAIASVMTTSGSDLFMLQEVDVDSSRSNHIDEVSLLSNTFSDYSNVFATNYKVPWVPIPVLDPMGSVNSGLLTLSKFGSTSNVRYDLPGKESWPRQLFELDRAFMESRFPADNGKELILINLHLSAFDQGGTIRKQQLEYLSTYIQQENDKGNYLILGGDWNHSLPGTTPEAFETTQAWPEWLQQFPEDFKPEGFQWAVDAKVPSVRTLDVAYSEGVNFRAVIDGFLVSPNITISGVQGHDLSFEHSDHNPVTATLILK
- a CDS encoding polysaccharide deacetylase family protein; translated protein: MAMNEPSTVLMIELLSLEHEQAGYQIEIGLTRDIGYARRMLTIDEFTYEQLNALAPYFGERMRLSLYPKWDPFRNSYYSTLIIMNQTFSETMYFACSEFYVSQLLQLKQVDDPHVQEEMTVETTPPSIPPARRLRKKSKKRVGRLRLQSIMFACLVVVLLSLRMGSQDMDRAEGLEGPLLGAAEEIEQIVSLPFIPPIGKIEPTPIQQDESVPTPEASKPTPEPSEPPQEQTKRYEEIKLTGNKYTYSLPKGYVALSFDDGPSKYTKEIVDILVEHEVAATFLFVGNKVARNVEAVKYASEHQMSIGSHSWDHSKMTDNGVNENQNNLAKANQALEQITQSPITVFRPPYGAINDKLAAKVTEQQMKVLLWNRDSEDWRRKTPEDVIQFVHHTDPSGAVYLFHEKKITVEALPAIIQYLQGKNMKFVIFK
- a CDS encoding glycosyltransferase; the protein is MKSKFLIAKLILLCMFLGVSVMPVTADAAARDKKSSHKQCFTPSVIELKDNLRMRWSDHVIWTKNYIVSAFANSEDKEKVLARLLQNQQEIGNIYKPYYGEAVGDKLAQLLREHILIAGKVVAAVIAGNQTDLEKYNNEWYNNADDIANFLSAHNSKYSYEQLKQMLHEHLELITDDVTARAKKDWDAEVVAFDKGLEHIIMFGDLLTEGIVKQFPDKFN
- a CDS encoding DUF6509 family protein, translated to MLTFTSYNVENVKDPFGILTGKRYEFVVQLDVPEDDELYVENGVSARAIIKVDEDQVSIVSYDLQETTTGQLLDFDMEEDEEAALLLFCKEHLPE
- the rlmN gene encoding 23S rRNA (adenine(2503)-C(2))-methyltransferase RlmN — encoded protein: MNMESIYGLTFDQLAAWLLERGHKKFRATQVWDWLYRKRITEFSEMLDVNKDCVELLEQHYVIHTLEEHVKQESADGTIKFLFRLKDGNLIETVLMRQKYGLSVCVTTQVGCNIGCSFCASGLLAKSRDLSSGEIVEQIMKVQQHLDAANLEQRVSHVVVMGIGEPFDNFKNLLNFLSIIKDHKGLAIAGRGITVSTSGLANKIVEFADANTQVNLAVSLHAPNNELRTKIMKINKAIPIEKLMESIDYYLEKTNRRITLEYILMKDVNDGKEHALELTELIGDRRQLVNVNLIPYNPVDEHSQYQRSERETVRAFFDTLKKQGVSVSTRLEHGVDIDAACGQLRSKQIKKSKAMA